tcctcctcctcttcttcctcctcttcctcctcctcctctccctcctcctcctcctcctcctcctcctcctcctccgcttcctctccctcctcctcctcctcctctccctcctcctcctcctcctcctcctcctcctcctcttcctctccctcctcctcctcctcctctccctcctcctcctcctcctcctcctcctcctcctcttcctctccctcctcctcctcctcctcctcctcctcctcctcttcctcctcctcctcctcctcctcctcctcctcctcctcctcctcctcctcctcttcctcctcctcctcctcctccacttcctcctcctcctcttcctcctcctcctcctcctcctcctcctcctcctcctcctcctcttcctcctcttcctcctcatcctcttcctcctcctcctcctcctcctcctcttcctccttctcctcctcctcctcctcctcctcctcttcctcctcctcctcttcctcctcctcctcctcctcctcctcctcttcctcctcttcctctccctcctcctcctcctcctcttcctcctcctcctcttcctcctcttcctcctcttcctccttctcctcctcctcttcttcctcctcttcctcctcctcctctccctcctcctcctcctcctcctcctcctcctcctcctcttcctctccctcctcctcctcctcctcctcctcctcctcttcctcctcctcctcctcctcctcctcctcctcctcctcctcctcttcctcctcctcctcctcctcctcctcctcctcctcttcctcctcctcctcctcctcctcctcctcttcctcctcttcctcctcatcctcttcctcctcctcctcctcctcctcttcctccttctcctcctcctcctcctcctcctcctcctccccctcctcctcctcctcctcctcctcctcctcctcctcctcttcctcctcttcctctccctcctcctcctcctcctcttcctcctcctcctcttcctcctcttcctcctcttcctccttctcctcctcctcttcttcctcctcttcctcctcctcctcctcctcctcctcctcctcctcctcctcctcctcctcctcctcctcctccgcttcctctccctcctcctcctcctcctctccctcctcctcctcctcctcctcctcctcctcctcctcttcctctccctcctcctcctcttcctcctcctcctcctcctcctcttcctcctcctcctcttcctcctcttcctcctcctcctcttcctcctcctcctcctcctcttcctcctcctcctcttcctcttcctcttcctcctcctcctcctcttcctcctcctcctcctcttcctcctcttcgtGTTTAACTAGTGATGATAAAGatgtagataaacctattgtgcaCGGTGCATttagtgcagttgtgatgtctaagagtcttatctaacactcagagaTGAAGTGTTAAGAGAAAAGAGTAATTTTTTGTTTCGGAGGATAAAAGCAGAGATTGATttggtaaatatggatgatgctcaAAGACTGAGATGGCTGTTCACATATGAAACATATAAATTAGCCAATTATCTAGATAAAGcctgggagaagaggaaaaaagctctttatccagatgaattgtagatgagaatttgttgtttgtgtgtggtgtgtgtgtgtgtggtgtgtgtgtgtgtggtgtgtgtgtgtatgtgtgtgtatgtgtatatatttgtattcatgtatttctccgaatgattagtatatgcgacaggaagatgtgtgtgtcttgtaatcccatgtgggatgggccaaaatgtttggcatgacacagaaataaaacataactaactaactaactgtactgagtgataattgttccataaacacctccaactcaaatcttaaataaaaattaattcTTTATATTTAATCGGCGCTTTCTCACCGCCACATTGTCCGCTACGAagtgcaggaggaggagatggcccgactgcatggaatacaggataacatcaaataccctagcattagataacggaAAAACACAGTGTAGTGTACATAACTAAATACCTTTCTTTAATACTCTGCAtacatcatcaaatgtcaaagtgtgtgaatacagccgttaagctctcgcgcaatcgttacccttaatgtcctcgttatcagtccgaactttaatactgttcataactaaacctgcatgaagaaaagtgtgtttgcctattagactttcaTCTTCAGATTGTATCTCTGGGtgggggaggtggggggggttaccactagttgatgctgtgattttggcaaggtgttaacaatcacaatatgttgtaaacatataaatactgcggtgacccccctgtgtgtaatgctgcatgatggcactgctgccctgcaggaggactacaccaatggaagaatcaggagagagagagacttcagggaccatgacgatgactaatggctaatatgccgatttagattccctaaagctgagctcttggatctcTGTACTGAactgggtccagtagagagggcaacgcaccggaaccgtgccatcccggtccaaatacaggtcttCGCCGCTCTGGGggaaaccggctgtttccagagggaaatgtcagacagctaagtgatttatataaatattatatttaatcTTCACCTTTATCACAAAGGcctgtttggatataatatatagttctgttacaTCTTATtatataggtctggtatatcgaagctgtccccgagtgctGTAATGCCTGCAGTTTTGGACgtattattacagtttttctcagttgTTTAGATCCAAATACTGGAACTTATGACACAATGACCACAACATGTAAGTCATGCACCAACCCCCTCAACCAGTTCTGCTAAACAACAAGCACAATTCCTGCTTTACACTCAAATTGCagttctaaaacacacttttttcaaaacactacacacaattctctgcaTTTGGCACAATTTTCATGAAGAAAATCTCTTGTTTTCACAGGGAACACACTGCCATTCAAATGTGCAcactgccagggtcattaacatgctgatcagcattcatgaggtgctttgcattgactatttatggttaaaaacgGGCGtttacagggcgggataagagtcTGAtccacgtacgcacacttgtcGGTAATCTCTGATtcataaagggaacattgcttacagatgtgcgtacgcacggttttataaatccgAATTGTTTTTGCCGTACGCCATTTTTTGGCTTTTGgtgtacgtacacttttagtaaggatcctacgcacagttttataaatgagtcctgattatttacatggagtctggtggagatatgctggctctatacacgctaaaagtcctgattagttacatggagtctggtggagatatgctggctctatacacgctaaaagtcctgattatttacatggagtcacTCTGTTCTTACcgtgtgaagcagcagctgctCAGTGCTGTGTACGtgagattacacacacacagacatgttatttgtcactccccccccccccgacctgACCTATAGCAGCTACATGATTCATATACTTTGTATAATTCGACCTTCTATTTTTGTACTGaatctttaaaatgtcattattACAACCTATAACAGGCAGACAACAACTTGTAACACAACAgccacactttttaaaacatattaacacaaataaaaaaacaccaccACAACTGTTAGTGTATTtaaatcttttctttttggGACTGTCTCTTAAGTCCCTTATATTTTGCACTGTTCTTTATGCCAACACAGGGTCTTCCACCAGTTTGCAGTGACTGCATTCAGATTTGGTGGCCAGTTTTCCTGCTTATATGATCTTTGAAGTGTGGCATTACTGCAGCGACCTCAGCCTTAGACCACACTTTCTTTGCCCCTCTTGTGGATCCATGTTCTTTATCAGCATAATTCCCTGGAAGATAGGCAAACAAGAACAACATCTatcacaaacaaaatgtgttgtgCAGTTGAAGCCATCAAAACATGAGTTCAGTTAATGCCACAGTTGACAAGAAATTGCAGTTTGCTTTTCTTAATAATTGACTTTGGGTATCAGTTGATTGCTCACTCGATGTGATTTGACCAACTTTACTAGCCCACATTAGAGTGGGGACAGTATGGAGGCTATTAAAGTCATCAGCATTAAAACTACAGTTTAGAATGTCTTTGCTGTTCATCTATTTAAGGGGCTAAACCTTTTGATATTTGAATTAATTTAAGTACAGTTAGTAATACTACAATTACTATGTAATATACAAACTACAAaagcagtacacacacacacacacacacacacacacacactctctctctgttcttagcgtgtgaagcagcagctgctcagtgctgtgtacctgagactacacacacacagacgtgttaTCTGTGATCAGTCACCCCCCCCTGACCTGACCTGAACTACAGCAGCTACATGATTAATATAAATCTAAtgctaaccttaaccatcatttatgtttgtgatcacactttaaatgctgtttttacatccttcaaacattcacacactagTAAGGCTGGATTTACCATTATCTTCACGGTGAATGATGGCTGGATTATTTTCTACAGGAATGGATTAGTTGGAGACATTTagcttctacacacacacacacacacacagacacacacacacacacacacgcacacacacagacacacacacagacagacagacacacacacacacacacacacacacacgcacacacacacacacacacacacacacacacacacacacacacagacacacacacagacacacacacacacacacacacacacacacacacacacagacaaacacacacacacacacacacacacacacagacacacacacacacacacacacacacacacacacagacacacacacacacacacacacacacacacacacacacacacacacacacacacacacacacacacacacacacacacacacacacacacacacacacacacacacagacacacacacacacacacacacacacgcacacacacacacacacacacacacacacacacacacacacacacacacacacccctaggcccagtttaatattcaTCTTCcttgtatacattatatgtagtaggggtccCTGCTCGGTCTctgtttcagttaaggggtccttggtttaaaaaacgttgaagacccctgctctactcCAAACTACAAAGTTGTCTCTTTGGTCCTTTAATGGAGGCGAGTCCCCAAAAAGTGCTGGCGTGTCAGATTTGGGTGCCAACATTGTGTAAGCCAATGGCTGGCAGACACACACCCAAGGACATGTTCCACCCATGTATAGTGTTATCGCTGTGAAACAGCAGCTGCTCAGTAACTTATTAATCTTAACAGTATAAATAAGTGCAGAGAGACACCAGAGACATCAGAGCGTGGAGACACACTGACATCAGGATCTTCATCAGATCACTTCTGCTGAAATCTGACCATGAAGGTAAGTTTACAACTTTATATATCTGATAGTTTggcaaacacattttaatcatttgTGGCCCCAAGTTTTGGACAGGGGTAGCAATAGTCTTCAGCTTGATTTACAGAGTATTCTAGCTGTGCATGAGAGTGATATCAATTGACaatccttccagaaaaatgctttttttgtgaatgaaaactccttgattatgcagcatgttttcttaaaaaatgggatggaatatgcaggatatttatgcaattttatgcgatgaaattgcgagaacttgcaaaaactgtgatttcatcatggcttcatcgcggggtttgcagctgtTGGATGATTTTCACGTTGCGTAATttcatcacttcataacgttcccatggcaacagggggaaatggctgctcttgtgtgaagtaaactcaacatttttcaactttctgctaagatatatgtgacttttttgaatcatgcaagccccgcatattttgcgcggaaatcgacaattgatgcggcgaaagtgcggcgtatttgaaaagatgcgtcccccgcataaatatgcagactttggctgactatgcattgaattatgcgatcgaaTAATCGTGTTTGTCTGGAGGGACTAAATTGAATAAACTTAATGAAAACATCTGTTCTGttccagctggtttcagtcttcCTCGTCCTGCTGGCTCCTCTGTTGACCAGCTGCCAGAAGCTCCTTCTGCCGGTAGACTGCGGTGACATTTATAATGATGACAACAGCCGACCCAGTGGAGTGTACACCATCTATCCCATCGGAGCCACGTCTGCTGTCCAGGTACACTTCATCCTCTCTGGGACGCAGGTTGACCTTCAGATCAGGGCTTGGTATCACTTATTTGATATCAGTCAGGTCAGGGAAATGTTGGTCACAATACCAGTTTATCTttgatataaaagagattctcagagaacttctgctgtaGATTGTgaaagcaagaagcaaccctcacctattttttataatgcaccaggttaatgtttacattaagaaatgACCCCCAAAAAGTTAGTTTAAAGTACTTGAACTGAAGTGAACAGGACTAAGAacaggggcggagctagactctcagcaCAGTGGGGGCAGAGCTTCATCACTGGGCCCCCCTGCTACCAGCTGATTTGTTAAAAACTTCTAAAATAGCTCTAAATCCATGTTGTAATGTGTCACTTGTCACAAAGCCACATTGTCAGACAAATTTGtattaaagaacaaagaaaacagcTTTCCAGTCCAGttaaaatgtttcagcaccaaaGACAGCGTGGACAGCGACAGCGttggtgctgaacaggccaaTAGTTACTGCTGAATACATCAATATAGGCTATGTTGTCTCCTATGTGGTAATTCTGGTTGGGTGGTGAAGTAGTAGAACTGATACAAGGACATTTGGATACAGTTTTAGTTAAAGGATCACATTAAgtcatacgtgtgtgtgtgtgtgtgtgtgtgtgtgtgtgtgtgtgtaggtgtactgTGACATGGTCTCAGAAGGAGGACGGTGGACGGTGAGTATTTTAACTGAAGTCAACACTTCCTGTAGTTCCTTCACAATAAATCACATCCCAGTAAATCCTTGTTGTCTGGAAACATGAGCTGTCAGATATCTTGTGTGTTTATCTAGTTAACCCCCCATCCCGTCCCCCCCTCAGGTGTTCCAGAGGAGGATGGACGGCACGGTGAACTTCTACAGGGGCTGGGATCAATACAAGACCGGCTTTGGTATCGCTGCTGGAGAGTACTGGCTCGGTGAGATATGAATCTAAACTAACAGTCATGTCTTCATCAAACTATTTCtaaatgtttatgtttgttttcaGGTCTGGAGTCTCTCTACCAGCTGACTCTGAAGAAAAGGTACGAGCTGCTGGTCGACATGGAGGACTTTGAAGGAAACaaagtgtttgctcgttactcctCATTCTCCATCGACCCAGAGTCCTCAGGATACAGACTGCATGTTTCTGGATTCACTGATGGAGGAGCAGGTGAGGTTTCCACATTAAGGACGAGATTTTCAACCATTAATGTTGTGGAGTGTGACATTGGTTCATGATACATACTCTCTCCCGTAGTCTctcctaatgctacgtcatcttctcattgacttcacaaagaatcgtgctgtgatcacgaaagatgcttccctttgaaatacattagttaaaAAAACCTGCTGACCATCCTGAAAACAAACGAGATAGACGTGTCCGTACTGGGACACCAATCAATAGATAACATTACGTGACCGTTTCACGAACTgtcatgagactgggctgcatatttcagtaaaaaggatttacatgaaacaataaaataaatttaaacagtcatgaaaaatacaaattaaaaagactaaaataaaataagatacaaataataaaagttatgtagttaagaaatgaataaatatttggtttaataggttgtagggacgggagagggaggagtgtaaaatgattttaataaataactaaatgttcagagtaaataggataaataggtctggaattatttttacaaatgaaatgtttatAGAGAGctgaagtcccgccccttctACTTCCAGCCAATGGGACGTCTTTAGAAGAAATATGAACGAGAGTCAATGGAGAGATAATAATTatttgatcctgtttgaattgagccatggattacacatATGAGAGTACACTGAGAGATGTAGTCCACTGGGAGCTGTAGTCCACTGGGAGATGTAGTCCACTGGGAGATGTAGTCCACTGGGAGATGTAGTCCACTGAGAGATGTAGTCCACTGAGAGATGTAGTCCACTGGGAGATGTAGTCCACTGAGAGATGTAGTCCACTGGGAGATGTAGTCCACTGAGAGATGTAGTCCATTGAGAGATGTAGTCCACTGAGCAGTTTCACACTAAACTACTTTGGCTCTCTATTACGGATGGAGCGTAAGGGggaagtatgaaaaaaagtgttatagTTGACTCAATCTGTAGATTTATGGTTTcaatttaataaatatatatatatttatttaattaaaaccaTAAATCTAAACAACTACAGTCCAGTGTTGTTAGTTCAGTAGTTGTATTATTTAGTTATACTTACTGTAGGTAGAGAAGTAGACTGTGGTATTTACTAGAGTAGATACACTCCAAACATATATATCATTGTTAGTAGTATCATAATGTGATTATACTcttgttgtgtttctgtaggAGACTCCCTGAGTCCTCACAGCGGAATGAAGTTCTCAACCTTCGACAAAGACCAGGACTCTGATACTAGGAACTGTGCCAGATCATTCCTGGGGGCGTTCTGGTACGACAGTTGTCACTATGCAAATCCAAACGGCGTTTATCGTCGGGGGGCTGATAGCACTGTCCTTTTTGTTGGAGTGGAGTGGTACCAATGGAAAGGTAACAACTACTCCCTGAAGAGCATCAGCATGAAGATCCGTCCTGTGCAGTAGTTCTCCAGGACCAACGTACAGCAGAATATCAGCTCATCTCttctcatctctttctctcattaaGCATTTAATCTCCCAACAGGTCTTATTTTCCTGAAACTGGGAACCAGCACAAGAACAGCAGCTGATGTTAGTAGATGTTGTTACGGTCTGTGATGGTTTAAAGCAGTCGCAGCTCGCTGCTACGTGGAGGAAAAGTCAGATGTGTCTGCTGTTTATCTGCTGTACGCtgacaatcaatcaataaataagaGAGCATTAAGATGATCTCATGTCTTCACTTTGATTCATAATTAAAAAGCATATAgtttacatttattattattattattattattatcattattgggGCCACAGTCctgaaataatgtttttaaagttACAAACTTCAGTAGTTTTAAATCCTTTCAGTGGAATATAATCTGTTAGGTCTTAAATTATGTTTAAACAGCCAGAACCAAGTAGAACTCAGACAGTTTGTAATTATTACGCTGACTTAACTCCAAGGGGGTAACCCTCTCCCCGGAacacgtagctcctatggcgccatgttgatgctaccaagccatcacctcccgttagcatcccattgactgccattcattttgacgccactttgacagagaataactttacatctgaagagtttaaagactctatttgtccattgtttatttctaaagaaacacaacaatgtataaaaggctccattaccttgtagctcacgttatggctccgtagcagacgtttttataaaaataggctaacgattgggtcataaccacgagacttcctgtctcatagtagaggaattaccgtatagtacaggagaagctctcaggcagtttggacttccattagctgtttaagtgtaattactaatgttaactatcattttagtgatcaataattagcctgtgtctatgttatctccttacatatacctacgctctccgtctctgctagattgggaatgattgagatttctcttggcacagctaccagaagacttccaactttcagacaggttgctcacgtcacatctacgtcttcaagctcagttggaagctgctcagtaacgctcagccatcatcacaatctcaaaatgaagcatttgcatcaaatggcaaacacgTTTttcataataatacatttttggacataccgtgtacacactgttgttctaaatctaaagctcttttgtctttcataggcttatatctacattacAATACAATGTTCTACAGTGAAAGTAATCTGCTGAGAGGGGTATAAAGTACACTGTAAACACCAGTGCAATgtagaaacagaaaatattcatcAGGCCAAAAATTACTTTTGTATACAGTTGCATACAACAAAACCATGAACATATGCAAACCAAAAGTATATTCTTTATAATACAATAAAGATCacaattgtgtgtgtggggtccCAGGTGGGCAGTCCAGGAATtggtggtgggggggtcacCAGTCCTAAGCTATGCTTTATCTCTTCTCCCGGCTGGGTCAGGCCACAATACTTCATCCACATCACAAGATACGTTTTCTCTTGCCAAACAATGAGGGAAGTATCTCCTTGCATGGTATATCCAACCTTGGAGAGAGGCAACCTCTACGTCCCAACATGCTTCCTCCATTGCCCGGAGAAGCGCCATGTGGGCATAGGGTTGGTGATCATAGACTTTCCAGCGCCAGGCTGAGAAGAATTCCTCTATAGGATTTAGAAAAGGTAAATACGGGGGTAGGTACGAAACTACTAATTGTGGATGGGTGGCAAACCAGCTTTGGACCAGAACAGCCTGGTGAACACTAACATTGTCCCATATAACCACAAACCTAGCAGGCTCCTGGTCTGGATCAAGGACAAGTATTGTGTAAATTGCATCCAGAAAAGTGAGCATATGGCCGGTGCTGTACGGACCCAGTGTGGCATTGTGATGGAGGACCCCGTTTTGGGTGATGGCAGCACACATAGTTATATTACCCCCACGCTGTCCAGGGACATTGGTAATTGCCCTCTGTCCTATTACATTTCTTCCGCGGCGCCTGGATTTGGTGAGGTTGAAGCCAACCTCATCCACATAAATAAATTCATGGCGAATTACATTGGCATCCATCTCCAATACTCTCTGTAACAGACAAGGGGATATACAGATCAGTAAATATGGTATGTCTGAAGTACTGGAAGTAGTGTTGCATACATACCTCGACCTCTACAAAGTCATGTCGCAGATTCTTGACTCTGTCAGAGTTTCTCTCAAATGGCACCTTGTAAAGTTGTTTCATCGTCACTTGGTGCTGTTGGAGGATGCGTTGTATGGTCGACAGGCTTACAGCATTGATATTGTTAAATATGGTGTCATTATTCAAGATGTGCTCTCTTATCTCTCAAATCCTAATTGCATTTTTGGCCAGAACCATATTTATAATTGCAGTCTCTTGTACATCTGTAAATAAGCGTCCTCGTCCTCCATGATATCTTTGCCTTTCCACTCTGTAGAGAATTCAAACACAGTATGTGTTGAGCATAGGAACTGTAAACATCTTACAACAAAATGTAGTACAGCATGATAACCAACCTCATTCATTCAATGCAGTGCAGTACATGGATGGCTTAGAGTTGTAAATGTTTACGCAATACTATGCAGTCATATGTATGTTACAgtacattactgtaatgctgaaatagtcattagatagttgcataCCTGTTCTCATTTCTGAAGGTTGGAATTATGGACGCCACAGTAGATCGACTCAAGTTGGTCTGGACTCTCAGTCCAGCCTCTCTCATTGGTCAAACCGTGGCTGATCACATGATCAACAAGTGTtgccctgatctcatcagagatggctctccttccttctcttctttgccctcttcctcttcctcctcttcctcctcctcctcttcctcctcctcctcttcctcctcctcttcctcctcctcctcttcctcctcctcctcctcctcctcctcctcctcctcctcttcctcctcctcctcctcctcctcttcctcctcctcttcctcctcctcctcctcctcctcctcttcctcctcctcctcctcctcctcctcttcctcctcctcctcctcttcctcctcctcctcctcctcctcctcctcctcctcctcctcttcctcctcttcctcctcctcctcttcctcctcctcctcctcctcctcctcttcctcctcctcctcctcttcctcctcctcctcctcctcctcctcctcttcctcctcctcctcctcctcctcctcctcctcctcctcttcctcctcctcctcctcctcttcctcctcctcctcctcttcctcctcctcctcctcctcctcctcttcctcctcctcctcctcctcctcctcc
This Sander lucioperca isolate FBNREF2018 chromosome 9, SLUC_FBN_1.2, whole genome shotgun sequence DNA region includes the following protein-coding sequences:
- the LOC116065591 gene encoding microfibril-associated glycoprotein 4-like, encoding MKLVSVFLVLLAPLLTSCQKLLLPVDCGDIYNDDNSRPSGVYTIYPIGATSAVQVYCDMVSEGGRWTVFQRRMDGTVNFYRGWDQYKTGFGIAAGEYWLGLESLYQLTLKKRYELLVDMEDFEGNKVFARYSSFSIDPESSGYRLHVSGFTDGGAGDSLSPHSGMKFSTFDKDQDSDTRNCARSFLGAFWYDSCHYANPNGVYRRGADSTVLFVGVEWYQWKGNNYSLKSISMKIRPVQ